Sequence from the Fulvivirga ligni genome:
TCCCCGCCGCAAATACATCAGACGGAATGTCTTTAGTTACCACGCTGCCTGCACCGATCACCACGCGGTCTCCGATAGTTACACCTGGGCAAATAACTGCGCTACCACCTACCCAAACATCTTCACCAATAGTGATGGGTTTAGCAAACTCCAGGCCGCTGGCTCGCTCTTTATAGTCCATTGGGTGGGTGGCGGTGTATATTTGTACATTTGGTCCGAATAGGGTTCGGTCTCCCACTTTAACCTCCATTACATCCAGCACCACACAGTTGAAATTGAAAAACACCTTTTCTCCCAGCGTGATGTTGGTACCATAATCACAATAGAAAGGCGGCTGAATCCACAGGCCCTGGCCGGCGTGAGGAATGAGCTTCTGGAGTATCTCCGCTCGTTCCTTTTCCTGATCTTCGCTGGAGTCATTGAGGGCCTTTAAATGTAGACGGGCATCGAGTCGCATTTGAGATAGTTGTTCATCTAAAGCGTTATACAACTCTCCGGAGAGCATCTTTTCTTTTTCTGATTTCATGGGTAGCTATTTAGTTTTTTAATGCCCAATTTTGCGGCTTTGGGCAATTGATTAAAGTTAAGATTTAATAGCATGGGAACCGCGAACCAACCTGATGAGTATCGTAAAAAAACCTTTAATGGCACTAACCTGGCAGAGAAGAAGCTGAGTAACAGGGAGTTTATAGAGTGCCAATTCATCTCATGTAATTTTCATAAGGCTACTCTTCATGACAACGACTTCGAAAACTGCGTTTTTAAGCAATGCGATCTTTCCATGAGCTCTCTGGAAAGCACAGGTTTTAAAGACTGCATTTTCATAGGCTGCAAAATACTTGGCGTAGACTTTACCCGCTGCAATTCTTTCCGTTTCTCTTTTGCCTTTAAAGATTGCTTTCTTGATTATAGCATTTTCTGTGGCACCAAAATGAAAAAGACACAGTTTACTAATTGCTCATTAAAAGAGGCCAATTTCTCCAACACCGACCTTACTTTATCCTCTTTCGACAATTGTGATCTATCAGACGCTGTTTTTTCACACAGCATTCTTATCCGGGTGGACTTTCGTACGGCCAGAGGTTTCGTCATCGATCCTGCGATCAACAAAATGAAACGTGCAAGATTCTCAAGCCTCAATCTGCAAGGGCTACTCTACAAGTATGACTTGGAGGTAGATGATAGTTTGATAGGGTAATCTATTTACCCATTATCTTCTCTCTGCACCACACCCCAATCCGTAATATGGGTAATGATGGTTTGCAAAGTATTACCGTGCTTAGCCGCCTGGGTATGCTGGGTGGCTGACTTCTCCCCCTCAAGATCAGAGTTAGATTACATTGGTTTAAATATTCAATAAAAATACTTAGGTTGTAAAACCAAATTCAAACTAATGGAAATTCAAAACTTATCTAACTATGATCTCTATGTTCTAATAATGGATCAATCCATGAAGGAGGACAAATTACTAGCCGCAGAAGATGAATTCAAAAATCGACAATTGTCTTTCCAGGAAATTGATGCTTTGAGCCTAAAATATGAGCAAGCAAAACGAAACGTTAAACCTCAAGAATTAACTACTGCTACAAAGATTACACTTATCATATTTCCATTTTTTCTCTTACCCCACGTATTTGTTTCAATACAACATTTAAAGACAGGTCATGCAGAAAAATGGAAGCAATATTGGAGATTCGTGGCATTGGGGCATTTATTCTGGACAATTCTAGTCATTACCATTTTTAGATACCTAACATAGCCATTCTCTTCTATACACCTCAATCAACTACCAAAGGCCTAGAAGCACTCACTTTATCAAAATACAGAAATCCGCTGTACCCTCCTCTAGGCTCATCTGGGTAGACTAGCATGTAATTCTTTCCATACTCACTCAACTCTTTGTTGCCGGACACAGCTCTTTCCTTGCAACCATCACTCATACAGTTCCAATAAGTACCTTCTCCAAAATAAGTATTTAACGAAATGAGCTGATTATCAAAGCCTTTCATCTGATTAAAATGATAAATAGCCGATTTGAAAGTAGGCCGCCAGAATCCTTCTTTTAGATTGGCATGAAGATTACCTGTGAGCACAATTAATCGGCCTTCTTTATAACCTTGGCTTAGATTAACACCCATCAAACTATCTCTTTCATTGGTAGAAAGGCCTAACCCTGACTGTACATCGAAGCAAATAACCTCCACATTTTTCAATGCTCTAATTCCTTTAATGAGCTCGCCAATAGCTTCACTGGTTCTGCCATCCTGAGTTTTGAAGTAATCCAGGGCAATGAGTTTTTCAAAATCACCGCTCTTCATATATTCATCGAGGTCCTTTTGATAATTGCTATTTATTTCAAGTCCTACTGTCAATTTTTGATCTTCCTGGCTGAACTGTTGCAGTAATTCCAGCACAAACAATGGCACCTCGGTAGTCCCGTGCATTTCACCCACCACTATCACTTTTTTACTATCTATGAATGATTGGAAATCGGCACTATCTAATTTATCTAACTGGAAAATGCTGGACTGTGCAAAAGCCGCATGGACAGTAAGACAACTGATTAAAAGGAGAAATTTAAATTTCATTTTTAACAATTAAAATTTTATACCCAGCTCATTGACATCTCTGTTAACCTTTACCCATTCGCTATTATCGTAATCTGTCTTTATGTTTAAAGTATCAACTAGCATAAATAAGCTGGTCAAATATATGACCTCCACATTTCTCCGGTTATACCCTAAAGCACCAACATTTTGCATTTGAAATTCAACTTTCTTAAATTGAAGTTGTCCGTTTTGATAAATAATTTTTTGAGTTTTCCATGCTGATGAGGATTGAATGATTTGCAATGGCCCTGTAGCAAAAACCATTATTAAAGTTATCAATGGGATTATTATCAAGATGATTTCCCATTTAACCATTTTGATTATCAAAATATTCCAAAGCAAAATGAGTGGAGCTCCAATCATTACACCGAAATAAACGCAAGATTTTATAAACTGATTTTTGATTTCAAAACTTGTAGCTACATCCAGAATAAACATTAGGAGAAGTATGATGAATATAGCGTTAAGTAAGACAGATGACTTTTTCCTCCAATCCATTTCTAACAAATAGCTACTCCTTCTTCCCTTTAAAAGTAGCATAGATAGCCATGGCGTGACCATGCCCCAGCTCAAAATCCTCCGTCAGCCAATTCGTAACTTCGGTTGCCTTCACTTTCGGATTTAATTTACCATCTATGATAAACCCCTTTTCTGTGGCTAATGACTTAAAATCTTCCGGGGTTTTCCCGGTTTTGGCTTTGATGTTATCGATATAGGCTTGAAAAGACATAGCTTTTAGGTTTAAGTGGTTGGTGTTGGTCTATAATCAAATATATTAAATTTTGAATATTTAATTACATTTAATATTAAGCCATTGAATTAAGAGGATAGGCCTTTTACATATATAACGATGAGTGCACTAAAAAATGCTACGGTAAGTATTAATGGAACATAAAATACTAAGCCAATGGCTGGATTCAATGTGGAGAAGGAAGGATTGTTAATAGAATAATAGACCATAACCTTCTTACCCATAGCGAGTCTACCATAAAGAAAGATACTTGCAGTCTCAGAACCTTGATAGCACCCTTTATGCCCCGCATAAGTAAACCCTTTAATATTATCACCTGTATATAACTGATTATCAACCTGATACTCATATCTGAATACAAAGCAATCATCATCTTCATTTACCATTGAATGTGTAATAATTCCAGTAGTTTGTCCTCCATTTTTCAAAATGAAAGAAAAATAACCTGTTATGCAGGTAAGGGACAAGATAATTAAAGTTACAGGGGCAAGTAGCTTAATGGCAAGCTTCTCCTCTCTGGTTTTGCTATTCCATGACAGCCGTTTAAAAAATGACATTCTTCAATATTCTTCAATACTCTTCAAATACAATAAAAAAGCCACCCCAACAGGGCGGCTTAAAGATATTATATTTTAAATAAAATCAGTGTGAAGTATTATCCAAGGGAAAGATTTTAAAGCCTAACCAACGCCATCAATCTTTTTCCCCCGTAGAAGTACCTCGTAAACGCAAAGGAGAATAAGTACCTCTTGACATAAGAATATCATATTCAATCTCTATCTCATCACCATTAACCTCTCCAGACAGCTCTACTTGAACGTTGAATAAAAATAAATCTCCACCTTCAATCATAATAGGCATTCGAAAATCAAATTCATCTAGACTAAACTCTTCACCTTGTATTTCAGCAACTGTTTCTCGTTCATCAATATCCACATTAACTATGATAGCAGCATTCCCTAAAACGGTTATTAAGGTATTTTGGATTAATTTTTCAACAAAAACATTAAGATTCAACTGTAGCTCATCCTTATCCAGATAATCATAAACGTCCAGACTAATTTTTGCATCCAAATCTATAGCCATAGTACTATCCAAAGCAGGGGTGGCCTGGGTTATCCTCACCTCAGAGTCATCCATATCATACTTACCTTCAAGGGCTTGTCTTGTATCTGGTTCATCTTCTTCATCACAGGCGGCAAACAATAGGCCCAAGGCCAGTATTGCTGTAAATAGGCTATAAGTTTTCATGGTGTGCAGTCTTAATTAGGTTTAAATTGTTCTACCAATTTAAATTACAGAACACCACATGATATGGTCTATTTGATTAGGTAAGCTTTTGGATTGACGTTAGAGCCCATTAAATTGATAGGCCGATATTTTAATGCCTTTTCCCCATGGCAGTACCGCGCAATCTTATAGGACTGTCATTGGCTGTAAATGCTCCAGCGGCGATATCAAATTCAATTTCATGCTCATCGCCATCCATTTCACCATCAATATCTATTTTCACCACTACGGTTGATTCACTGCCCCCAATAATTGAAAAAGGCATATCAAACTCAAACTCTTCAATGCTATACTTACCATCCTCCCCTTTCGCCACGGTATCGTCACCGTCAATATCCACCTCTACCAAAACCTGATCATTAAAAATCCTCAATACTTCCTTAAGTAATTTCTCAATAAAATCATTTAGATCTACTTGCAGCTCATCAGAATCAAGTTCATCATCTATTTCAAACTCTATTTCAGAATTAAAATCCAGATAAACTGTGGTATCCATTATGGGATTAGTGCGAGTAAACCTCACCTCTGCATCCTCCATATCATATGTACCAGTGAGGGCCAGGCGCGCATCTGGAGTTTCTTCATCATCGCAGGCGTTTAGCGACAACATTAACACAAACAGCACAAATAGTAGTCTATAAACTTTCATGGTATATCCTTAATTAGGTTTAAATTGTATAGGCTTAATTTACACTGCATTTAGCGCTTGCAGGAAATAAATTGATTCATACAGGCTGTTATTTGATAACACGCCTCAGAAAATTGACAGTGAACATCACTTAGAATCAAGTTTGGCTTTCAGATCATTCATAAACTCCGGAGTCCACATACTCATATGTCCTCCCTCCAACTTTATAACTTCTACTCCTTTATCCTTTAGGAAATATCCTAACCTGCACAATTCTTACACTCAGAATAAAGCCTTGATAATCAAAGCATAACACACAAAATCAAAATATAGGAGAGAAAACCTATGCACGAATTCTCAATGTAAAAACTTTTTCTTCCATTCATGTTTACACATAAGAAAATCAGGGTATGAAGCTGAAATTTCAAACAATCAATCATTATGAAAAAGCTTTGGCTATACCTACCCTTCGTATATCTATGTCTTTTAGGCTGCGGCAAAGATGAGGGCGAAGCAAAATTTGCATCAAGCAATTACGACATCACATTATCAGTAAACTCAGATGTGAAGTATGAGTTTAAAGGAGACGAGCCTAGATTTTTAGGTAAATTATTCTCTGGCAAGTCTGGCGTGGATAAATATTCATTCCAAGTACTCACAGGCTCAGATCCTTCAAATATCATGGTAATTAACTTTTATATGCCTTCCGGCGAAACTCCATTTCAGGAAGACATGAGTTATCCTCTAACCTATGTAGATGGTATTACTTTAAATGAGGTTTTACAATATGGTCCCGTGGCTGAGCTTTATTTTGAGAATACCGAAGGATTCACCGACGGTCCATCTTCTACCACAGTTGCTTATTCAGGGGAACTAGAAACAAAAATTGGTGGGACTTACGGGTTCACGGTAGAGCTTGGGGGTCATATCACTGATAAGGTAAAGCTAAAGCATGATATAGATGGCTCTGTTAAATTCTTAGAAACACCCTAAAAACCAAAAATCAACTCAACCATAATACCTAACCTAAAATGGGGCTGACTCAACAAGATGCAACATCATATTGAGTCAGCCCCATAACTTTTAAGGCAATAAAGGCATTAATCTATTTTTTCACCCTTAGCCTCTCCCTCAAATACAAATGCAACCTGCTTGGTGCCTGCATTTTTAATTGTTGCTTTATAATCAAATTCCATCTCTCCGTCTTCTACCTCGCCATCCAAACGTATACTAGCTGTATAATTAGTGGCGGCTTCCAAACCTAGCCCGGCTTTCACTTTAACATTGAATTCATAGGTTTCAAATTTTTCATTATCAAACTCAACGGGGATCAAGCCATTTACTACATCAACCTGCACAATAAGCTTATTGGTACCATTGTAATGTGCCCAGAATGAAACCTCAATCATACTCTCCAAAAACTCGGTCAGGGTCATGATAATGGTATCATCAGAATCTTCAGACTTTGCCAATTTTATTTTAGGCTTTATATCAAAAGTATATTGTGTCAATTCGTCACGGCCCAGATGTCTTGTTCCACATCAGTAACCACGTAAACTCCTTCAACTTCCACCTTAGGATCAACGGGATCTTCAGAATCTTCGCTACAGCCAAAAAATGCCAGAGCCATACCCATACATAAAACTTGAACGTACTTCATGAATTTATAATTTAGAT
This genomic interval carries:
- a CDS encoding DUF3592 domain-containing protein; the protein is MSFFKRLSWNSKTREEKLAIKLLAPVTLIILSLTCITGYFSFILKNGGQTTGIITHSMVNEDDDCFVFRYEYQVDNQLYTGDNIKGFTYAGHKGCYQGSETASIFLYGRLAMGKKVMVYYSINNPSFSTLNPAIGLVFYVPLILTVAFFSALIVIYVKGLSS
- a CDS encoding pentapeptide repeat-containing protein — encoded protein: MGTANQPDEYRKKTFNGTNLAEKKLSNREFIECQFISCNFHKATLHDNDFENCVFKQCDLSMSSLESTGFKDCIFIGCKILGVDFTRCNSFRFSFAFKDCFLDYSIFCGTKMKKTQFTNCSLKEANFSNTDLTLSSFDNCDLSDAVFSHSILIRVDFRTARGFVIDPAINKMKRARFSSLNLQGLLYKYDLEVDDSLIG
- a CDS encoding sugar O-acetyltransferase, which translates into the protein MKSEKEKMLSGELYNALDEQLSQMRLDARLHLKALNDSSEDQEKERAEILQKLIPHAGQGLWIQPPFYCDYGTNITLGEKVFFNFNCVVLDVMEVKVGDRTLFGPNVQIYTATHPMDYKERASGLEFAKPITIGEDVWVGGSAVICPGVTIGDRVVIGAGSVVTKDIPSDVFAAGNPCRVIRELDKK
- a CDS encoding DUF4287 domain-containing protein, giving the protein MSFQAYIDNIKAKTGKTPEDFKSLATEKGFIIDGKLNPKVKATEVTNWLTEDFELGHGHAMAIYATFKGKKE
- a CDS encoding ChaN family lipoprotein, giving the protein MKFKFLLLISCLTVHAAFAQSSIFQLDKLDSADFQSFIDSKKVIVVGEMHGTTEVPLFVLELLQQFSQEDQKLTVGLEINSNYQKDLDEYMKSGDFEKLIALDYFKTQDGRTSEAIGELIKGIRALKNVEVICFDVQSGLGLSTNERDSLMGVNLSQGYKEGRLIVLTGNLHANLKEGFWRPTFKSAIYHFNQMKGFDNQLISLNTYFGEGTYWNCMSDGCKERAVSGNKELSEYGKNYMLVYPDEPRGGYSGFLYFDKVSASRPLVVD